The following is a genomic window from Streptomyces chrestomyceticus JCM 4735.
GACGACGACCCGGTGTGGCGGCTCGAAGTCGCCACGGACCTCTGAGGCGGAAGGAGACAGCCGTGCCCAGTTTCTACGCGTGGACGTATACGGACGACGACGGTATCCGCCGCCAGATGAAGATCCGCCGTACCCGTGACGACCGCGACGTCGTGTGGGCCCCGCGCTTTCCCGGTGGCCCTGCCCCGTGGTTCGACGCGGATCATGCGGAGAACGCCCCGTCCGCCTACTTCGGAGAAGCCGACCTGACCACGCTGGGCGTGCCGGTGGCGGCATGGCCCGGCTTCGATGATTGAGGGGCAGCGGCCGATCGGCCCACCTGCACCGCGCCCCTGTGTCAATTGCCCGTACCGGCGCGACGTGCCTTCGGGGGGCTGGGGTCAGGAGGAGTACGACAAGCTGCGTGCGTACGACGCCGAGACTCCCTTCCAGTCGACGCGCGTATTCCAGTGTCACCAGGCCGACCGCGACAGCGAGGCGCGTCGCATCTGCAGTGGCTGGGCAGGTTGCCACGAGGCGGAGCACCTGCTGTCTGTGCGGCTGGTCTTGACCGTGGGGCACATAGACCTGACGGCTTATCAGGACGTTGTCTCCTGTCGCTCGCCTCTCCCGCTGTTCGCCTCGGGCAGTGAAGCGGCCAGTCACGGAGTAGCTGACATTGACCGCCCCCGTGTGCTGGCCAGATGTCTGATTGTCAAGGTTTTCCGCACGCGCGGGGATGTGCGCACTGACCCCTGGCCCCTGCCCCGGAGTGCAATCCCTCCCCACGGCCCCGCGTTCCGGGGTGGGCCCCGCAGCCGCCCTGCCCGTGGTCCCTTTCCGGGCAGGGCGTCTGCTTCCTGGGTGCCGCAAAGAATCAACGCACCCTACGCGTAGGGGTCTCGCCAGCCCAACGAATAGGGCTGAGGACGGAGATGGCGGGAACGGCAGACCGCAAACGGAGGACGCGTTCAATATCCCGCTGGACGCCAAGAGCCCCCAGTCCCTGACGCTGAGGCAGAAGCGGAAGGCCGGCTGATGAGCACCCCGGCGCGTCGACGCCCGCGGAGCCGCCCGTCGTCCCGGCCGAGGCGGCAGCGCAGGAAGCACAGCAGGCGGCGCAGGCTGCCCAGACCCAGGCCATCCGCGATCTTGCTATGGAGATCGCGAAGCAGACACTGCTCGACTTCCACCCGGCGACGATCCGCAAGGGCACCGTAGCGAGCATCGCGGACACGGCCGTGTCGCCGACGCCGGGCCTCCGGATCTCCGGAGACACCACGGAAATCCCCGGCATCCGCTACATCGCCAGCTACGCGCCTGTGGTGGGTGACACGGTCCTGGTCATCAAGCAGGGCACAGACCTGGTCGCTCTGGGCGAGATCGCCGGGCAGTTCAGCGACAGCACCTGGACGACAGCGACGCTCGGGGCCGGGCTTCTCCCACAGCGGCAACAGCAACGGCAGCGTGCGCTACCGCAGGGATTGGGACAACGGCTCCTTTAAGCTGTAGTGGCGCGGGGGTGCGGCGAGCACGGGGGCGTCAACGGCGTTTATTTCCACCCCGCTGGACGCTGGATACCGGCCCGTGGACCTGTTCTCCGTCGACACGGCCCGTGACGCGATCGGGACCAACTCGGTGAAGCTTGACTTCATTTCGAGCGGCACCGTCAACGTGGTCGGCGGGACGCTGGTGCCGTCCATCACCGATGCCACGATCAACGGGCACACGCACGCGGGGCCGGCGCACAGCCCCAGCGGACCGAGTCACATCCATCAGGTGTTCACCAGCCACCAGCAGAACATCGGCACGACCGGCGGCACGTCGCAGTCCCATACGCACAGCTACTCGGGCGGCACGACCGGCGACCAGAACCAGAGCCACACACACGAGATGGACGACACGGTAGCGGCCGGGACCGGGCAGACGGGCTCCGCTGGCACGGGGAGTACGTCCACGGACGGCGGAGTACGCACGGTTACGAGAACACCGCTTTCGCACCGACATGGATCAGCTTCAACAGCATCGAGTACTTCCTCGACTGAGCGCAGCGCGGGCCGGGCGGCTTGCCGGGCCTATGACCAGGGGGTAGGCCGCCGAGGGAAGAGTTCTGCCATGATCTCCCGTGAGCGGTCGTCCGGTACCCGGGGAGCCTGGTATCCGGATTTACGCACATGATCGAGGAAATCGGCTGGAAGAGCAATGTGGTAGCGCGAGAGGTAGTAAACGAGGTCGACAGACCAGACCCATTCGCCGTCCGTCATCAGCGATCCGGCGCCGCCGATCCACTCGTCTCTGGAAATGGCGTCACGTTCAGCGCCCATGGTGCTGAAGATCTCTTCGCCACCTTCGAGGTAGGAGAGGATCCGAGCTACATCAGGCGCTGGGGCCCCTCCATGGCCAAGGTCAGTGACGCACTGTAGACGGCAGGATCGCCGTCCTCGTTGCCTTCTGCGAAAAAACCTACTCGGCGAATCATCGTTCCTCGCAAAACGCCGCCGGCAACGTGCACTTCTACGGATTCGAGTGCGAGAACCGCGGCGACGGCCGGGTTCCCTGGCTGGCTGTCCAGCTTGAAGCAGCCGAAGCGGCGGCGGCTGCCGTCTGCCGCTTCCACCGCTGGAGTGAGCGCAGCGTGATCGGGCACCGCGAGTGGCAGCCGGGGAAGGTCGACCCGCTCGGCTTCACCATGGACTCGATGCGTGCCCGGATCGCGGAGCGCCTGGCGCCGCCGCGCACGTACCGGGTGCGCCCGGGGGACTCGCTGTCCTCCATCGCCGCCGAGTTGTTGGGCAGCCTCTCGCGCTGGCCGGAGATCGCACGGCTCAACGGCCTGGCCGATGCCGATGTGCTTCGCGTGGGCCAGGTACTGAAGATTCCCCAAAGGTGATGGACGTACAGGCGTGGCTGGTTGCGGGCGGCGGAGCTGTCGGCATGATCGTGTGCGGACTGCTGGCCGCGCGTGCCACGATCCGCGCGGGCGCGGCTGCTGCGACGGCGAACGAAGCGGCGGGGCGTACGGCTGCGGCGCCGGCCAGCCGCTCCGCCGACCTCGCGGTCCTGACAGCTACCGTCGCCAGGGTCGATCAGGAGAATGCCGCGCTGCGGACGCGCATGTCCCGCATGGAGTCGCTGGTCAGGGCTTGCTCCTGGACGGTGGACGGCCTCTACCGCTGGGCACGCAATCCGGTGGGCGACCCGCCTGCGCCGCACCGCCTGGTCCAGGAGTACAACGACACCGGATCATGACGCAGCCCCCTTCGCCCTTGCGGGTGGAGGGGGCGTTTTTGTCGTGGTGCTGGGTTTCTCCTCAGTCGTCGGGGGCGACGTCGATCCAGGGTGCGTCAGCGAAGAATTCGCCGCCACCGCGGCCGTCGCTGCTCATCCAGCCGTGCGGTCCGCCGTCTCCGGCAGCGTCGGAGCAGGGGGGCCAGGTGCTGTGCCCGCAGTCGTCCCAGCAGCGGTGGCCGTCGATGCTGTAGCTCTGGATCGTCAAGGCGGTTCTCCTCCCGGGCTGCTGGTCGCCCGCTGCTGAACTCATCTACAGCCCAACACGTAGGGATGGCTAGAGGGTAGGGCGTGATTTTGCCGTGCGGGCGAGGGACGCCCGGTAGGCGCTGCCTTCGGGTTTCGCCGCCGGGGGGCTGCTGCCTGCGGCTGGCAAAGTGACAAAGTGTCTTCGGATGGGGTGCATCGGTACATGCCGAACGTATGATCTTCAGCCTGGCGCTTCGGGGGATTTCCGCTGTTATAAGGCGTACATGGCAAGGGGGCCGCGTACATCCGCTCTGTTCTGGGCCGTGGGCCGAGAGCGAGGCGGAATTCCAGGACTAGCGTCGTTCTGTCATTCTTCGCACGTTTGGAACCCATGAAAAATCGCATACTGAGCAGAATTGCGGCGTTGGTGCTGACGCTCGCTATCTTCGTCACCGGAGGCATGAGCCAAGCTCTCGCGGCCGACCAGAAGGAAACACCTTCAGCCCTGAAGAAGTGCCTTGCCGAGCCCTTCGGGAAGAAGCTGGAGTGCATCAAGAAGAACGCCCGGACCGAGGCGTTCGCTCTGCTGGGCATCGTCCTCTACCTCGGCGCCTCGTACGACTGGAAAGAACAGGCCGACACCCAGTTCCCCGGGCTGCGCGAGAAGATAGCAGGCGTCAAGGGGGCAGCTCCGCTCATCGAAGCCACGATGAAGGAGTACATCGCCGCCAAGGAGAAGAAGGATCCGGAAGCGGCGGAGATACTCAAGAACCTGACCGCTACCGTCGACTCGCAGAAGCGGGTGCTCGGAAATATTCGGGACATAGCCCAACGCTCGGCTCAGGTCGCGAAGCTCGCCGGTGATCTTACTGTTGAACTGGCACCGGTGATCAACGAGGCTGCGAACATCTTGTCGGATCCGGAAATCCACACCGCGTTTGACATGATGAATGCAGGCTTCAAGGAGATGGATGAGGCGCTGTATGGCTTGAATTCCGCCGTCGGCGATGCGAACGATTCCATGGGTGGCATGAACGGCGCCATGGGTGGCATGAACGGCGCCACGGGCGGCCTGATCGGCACCGTTAACCGCATGGTCGGGACCGTGAACGAATTGATCGTCGCATTCGACGAGATGGACCGCGGCCTCAAGGTGATGAACGAGGGCGCTGATGAGGTGAACCACGGTATCAATGGAATGATCGCGGGTATCGATCAGGCCAACCGTGGCCTCCGGCAGATGAACCAGGGTATCGCCGAAGCCAACCGCGGCATGGACCAGGCCAACCGTGGCGTCACGGGCATGAACAAGGCCATCGATCATATCAATGACTCCCTCAAGAAGCCCCTCGCCCTGTTCGGCGACCACCCTTTCAGGGACGTTGATATCGACGGCGCTGTCGACTACCTCCGGGGCCGTGCGTCGGGGGAAGAGCGGGTCAAGCGGGCTGTAACTTCAGCGGTTGCGGACCTCATCCCCGTAGAAGGCGACGCAAAGGGGGTAACCGAGGCCATTACGGGAACCGATGTCATCACCGGCGAGAGGCTGTCCCCTGCGGAACGCATCCTCGGTGCGGTGATCTTTACGCGCTGGATCAGGGCAGGGAAGGACGTCATCGCGGCCGAGGACCTGATCAAGACCATCAGGGCGGAAAAGACAGCCGGTAAGATTGACGGCTGGCTCAGCAGGCAGGCATGGGACAAGGTTCCTTCCCATCTCAAACCTTTCGAAAAAGCCACCAACAAAGGTGTAGGTTACCGATGGAATAACGGAAAGGGGGACGGTGTCCGTATTGACAAGGGTAATCCGAATAATTCGCAGGTGATCCAGCAGGAAGATCACGTTGTCATCAATTCCGGTGGCAAGGTAATAGGTCGGAACGGGAAGCCCCTCGACGGCTCCATCAAGACCAATCCTGAGCAAGCACATATCCCGCTGTCGGAATGGTTGAAGTGGAAGGAGTGGAACAAGCCGTGAAAAGTGTAGAGTTTCCGGAGAGGAGAGGCGAAGTCATCTCCGCAGTCCGCGCACTTTCTGATCCTGAGTATCAGCAGCGCGTCTGGATCGAACGGGTCTACCCGCAACCCGAATTCTTCGACGACTTCACTCTGAATGTTAATATCCTCGGAGATGCCGGTGTCTGGGACTCCCCCCGGGAAACCATCGGTTATACCCTCGTCTCCGTTGCTGAAGCCGAAGCCATGGAATCTCTCATCGCGCGCCTCGAAGAGGCCCTAGAGGGCGTCGGCAGCGAGAGCCCGGACAGCGACTTCCTCGCGTCGTCCTTCTGGCCAGGTGTCGTAGAGGCGGCCCGCAACGCCCTCGCACTCCTGACACAGTAACGATGGCGTCGGAATGCCCTTGGCTGACTCGCTCGCGACCGGCCAAGGGCGTTCCTGTTCTGCCGGTCGTGCGGGCAGCATGCCGATGCCGTCATCATGGTCGGCTGTCCCGTTGCGTACCTGCCTTGCCCGAGCCGCTGGTTCCGGACCGGTCGCCGACACGCGTCACGCCGGATCAGCCGGCGGGCGCCGCGTCGCCGGGCGTCCATACGCCGGGCCCGCCCCCGCGCCACTCGATCAGCGAGGGGTCGTCCAGGTCGACATCGTCCGGGTCCAGGCCCCCACGGCGCAGGAACTCCAGCAGGTCGGCCACGCCGTACGCTACTCCCAGGATTGCGGAGTCGGCATGGACGCGCCGCCCCCCCCGGTCGGTGAGGGCGGGTGCATCACCACGCGCGCTGCCATGAGGCCAGGATCATGCGGGGGAGCGCGGACCGGATCCCGGGGCACGCGACAGAATTCTGACACCCCGAGGTGCTGGATGCTCCGTCACCTCACGGTGCGCCGTGTGCCCGCCTGGCGCGGCTGATCACGCTGTGAGCATCGGCGCCGTACACGGCGGATTCCCGCAGGGTGTCCCAGGTCCGGAGGTAGGTGCTGATACTCACGGACTCGTCGATCCACAGCTCCGCGTGCCAGTCCTCAGCGATGACCAGACGCTCGTCAAAGATCCAAAACCCGTTGGCGGGCGGAATCTTGAGCGATGCGCCGAAAGGGACGATCCCCAGGGTGAGAGTGTCCAGACCGATCACTCCGGCCAGCCGGTCCAACTGCGCGGCCAGAACCTGGGGCGGGCAGACCATGGCGCGCAGCGCTCCCTCCCACATGAGGATGTGGTACTTGGCGCCTGCCCTGTACAGGTTTTCCTGCCACTTCAGCCGGGCGCGGACGGCGGCGTCGGTGTCCTGGGGGGAACGCTGGAGTTCGGCGTACCGCGTAAAGATCGCCCTGGCGTAGTCACCGGTCTGGAGAGCGCCGACGATCATGGCGCTCTCCCATGCACGGAAGGTTTTCGACCGGGCGAACTCCGCACTGACCGCATCCTGGACGGCCTGGTGCCCCGACGCCAGCTGCCGCCGCCAGGACCGCACATGGGACTCCAGCCCCCTCAGGCGTGCCAGCAGATCATCGGACGCTCCGGGCTGTTCGGTGGCTTTCGCCCAGTCCTGGAGATCGGTGACCGTGGCCGTCTGCTTGCCGTTCTCCAAGCGGCTGATCTTCGACTGCGCCCAGCCGAGGCGGGCCGCCAGCTGCGTGCCGGTGAGCCGACCTCCAGGGCACGCTTCCCGTAGCTCCCGGAGCCTCGCGCCGAGGGCTGCCCGTGCCTGCTGGAAGTCGGACACCGGTTCACACTCGCTACTCTGCGGCGACCTCCGCCGCGATCGTTTCGTACGGGACAGCGTGATGCTGTGCCGCATCACGCATCTGGACAGAGCGGCTGACGCCGGCCGGTTCGGTGATCAGCTCGACGCTCACCAGGCTGTCCTCGCTGTCGAAGACGAGCAGCGCGACGAGCCGGGAGTCAAAGATCCAGAAATCTTCGCCGGGCAGGCCGAGCAGATCCGCCTGGGATCGCCGCAGGCTGAAGATGCTCTCACCTACGGAGCTGTTGCGCCGCGCGTTGTCGAGCAGGTAGAGCTGCCCCTGGGTCGGCGGGTTGTCGATCACGCGTACGCGTTCGAACCGCTTGCCCAGCGCCGCCTGTTCGCGACGCTCCGCGCACCACTGGGTGTCAGCGCCTTCCCAGTCCACCGGTTCGCCCCGCAGGAACTGCCGGTACGTTTCGGTGGCTTCGTCGCTCGCGTACCGGCGCCGGGTCTCCAGCCGCCACGCCGTGTGCTCGAACTGTGTGAACAGCCGGTCGAATGCGTCCAGACCGATGACGTGCGGCACGCGCACCACCTCCTTCGGGCCCCGGTCCACGAGCAGCTCGCGCGGGACGACGACAGCTGTCTCACCGGCTCCGAGATGCCGGAGCTGGGCGAGGTCGCCGGGGTCGGCCAGCGGGGGCCGTGAACGATGATCTCGCCTGTGTCCAGGTCTTCGTGGACGGCGGGGCAGCCGTTGATGCCGCTGCCCGTGCCGTTGAACCGCAGTCGCCTCATGACTGTGACCTCTCGTCCGGGACTGATCACCCCAGCATCCACGGCCCTGAAGCCCTGCGGTACAGCATGGGCGCAGGCCGCATGAAGATATAGCTGCATATTGAGCCAACCGGATCGCATATCTGCGCATAATGCATGGCGCCCCGGAGACGCCCTGCCTAGCGTCCGGTTCATGGCGAAGAACCACGAGCCGGAGCCCGGTTCCCCTGAGAGCGCCGAATCGGGTGCGGCGGTCGACGCACTGTGTGAAGCCCTGACGCTGGCTGGAATCGTCCTGCCGTCGCTGTCACCCGACCTGGGCTCCCCGAACCTTGCCCTGGTCAATCTGGGCCGCGTACGCGCCGATACCGCCATGCGGCTTGCCGCCGCCGTGCGCCGGGGGACGGACACATGAAGGGCAGCGTGCCCGGCACCGGGAGCCTGGTGTACGACACCGTCCAGCTGCGGCTCGGCCAAGTTGTGGACCACCTCGGGGCATTCGTGCAGCTCCGGCCGCCGGGAGGAGGCCGGGAGTGGGAGGCTGATCCCGACAGCCTGCGTCCCCTGACGCCCTGCGAGGCGCTCAGCGCCCGTGTGGCCGTGGCCAATCACGCGTCCGAGAACGGCCTGCTGCGGTGAGCGCGCCGGTGTCCGAGCAGGCCACCCCCCTCCGGGTGACGGGCCCTCAGCAGGAGGGCTGGGCCTGCGCACTGTGCGGCGCCCGGCTGTACGCGGACCGCTCGTTGGGCGTGCACCGGATCATCTCCTGCGGCCAGGAGGTCGAGGTGGAGCTGTGGGCGTGTGCTCCGTCGTGAGGGGAGGCTGCCGTCCGGCGCGGGCAGCGGCTGCCGTCGGCCCATCTGGCGGAGTGGTCCGGGTGAGCGAGACCTGCCGCTGGTGCGGCAGGTCGACCGACGGACATGTCGACGTCGGGATCGAGCACGTGGCAACCGCTGGCGGGCGGACGGTCTACGCCTGCCGGACGTGCGTGCGCCGGTACGGCATCATCCCCTTCGCCCACCACCCCGGAGGCAGCGACGGACGCCTACGGTTCACGGCGGCGACCATGAGAGCCGCCATGGTGCGCCGGGCGCGCCGGACCTAGAGCCGGACGGCAGCGGGGCACGCGCCCCCGCCGCCCACTGCTGTCCTTGCAGCTCCCGCTCCGGCCGTGTATCGGTCACCGGCCGGGGTGACGTCCATGCCGGGCACCACAGCCGTCTGCTCGGGAGGCCGCCGGGTCTCCCGGGCGCGCAGCGCACCGGCGAGCGCCGAAGCGGCGATCATCGCATCCCGGTCGGCTCCGGTCAGCCCCTCCCGGTCGGCGCACTGCGCGGCCGCATCGATGACCCGGCCAACGGAGGCAGCACCCCGTCGGCTTTCCCCGACGCCCGCTCGGGCCTGATCTGGCCCAGCCACGAGGGCTGGGCCCTGCTCTCCGCGATGGTCTTCTGGGCGGCGGACGACCGCCCGAACGAATACCGGGCCCGCTTCGTCCGCGACTCACTCGGCCCCGGCTACGACTCGACGGCCACCACGGACACGTGGAAGACCGGAGGCGGCCAGTACAAAACCTACCTGTGGCAGATGTTCGTCCACCCGGGCACACCCGTCGGCCTGAAAATCTCCGCCCGCGGCCCCAGCGACACCAAGGTCCCCGCCGAAATCACCCACGCCCAGTTCAAGCTGGCCATTCATACGGAGGTGCTGCGGCCGTAGGGGTGGCCGGGGTGGGGGCGGTCGGCCAGGGGCAGGGCGGAGGCCGTCCTAGTTCGCCTTGTCCCACGGCGGGTTGGACGGGCGCCGGTGCCAGTACCAGGCCCGGCCCGCGAAGGACGACTCCGCGGCCTCCGCGAGACTTGCTCCGCCGTCTTCGGTGGTCAGTCGGTGATAGGTCCGGTCGACCTGCTCCAGTGCGGCCTGCACGGGCTGCTGCAGCTCGGCAGGCAACTGGGCGATCACCCCAGGTACCTGATCGCGCAGTTCCAGGTCCTCGATGTACATGCCGACCGGATACCACCCGGAAGGGGGCCAGTCCGCTTCCATGCGAGCGGTGAGGCGTTCCCAGTTCAGCAGCGGCCAGACGGTGTCTCGCCACCTGCTCCCACCGGGGACACAGGCGTCGGTGAGAGGCGTCGGCAGTTGCAGAGGTCTGATGATCTCGGGAATGCGCCGGACTTCCGCATGGGGGAACGCGGGGACGGAGACCTCGGAGACGGCAACGGTCCACCGGGGGGGCTCGCCCTCTTCTTCGACCGTATTGACGTAGCCCACCTCGCCTGCAGGCGTCGCAACGCGGTCGATCCACGAGATGTCAGGGTAGTCGGACGGAAAAATGACATCGACACCGAGAGAGCGCGCTACAGCCAGCGCAAGTTCCTCTTCGGAAATATGCGGTGTATCACCGGCGGTGATGGCCAGCGACCAGCTCAGGTCTCCGTCCAGTGCCATGTATTCACAGGTGACGGAGGCTTCCCAGTTCCGGTTTTCGAGGTCCCATGCATCACAGACGTCAACCTCGGGGACGGGGACGCCGAAGATCTCCGCCAGAGTCGGGGCGATGCGTCCGGGAACTCCGTCTCCGGTCGTCAGCAGGGTGCACATCATAGCTGGTACATCCTATACAGGTCGATTGCCGTCTGAACGGCGTCGGGCTCGTTCTGGAACTGCTTGGCATTGGCGAAGAACTTCTCACACTGAGCCAAGTCGCCGTTGGCACGCATGATGGCGCCCAGGGCGCCGTATTCGGCGCGGCTCAGATTGGTGAGTCCGGGACCTGAGACGGGGAAGACGGTGCCGGAGGGTTCCACTGCGTAGGAGCGTCCGTTGATTTCGTAGACCTGACGTTCCGCGTTCCAAGCGGCTTTTCCGGCTGCTATCTCCGATATCTCGTCTTTCACCGCCTGGTTGTACCCCGGCAGGATGACCGTGTTCTCTTCCTTGGCCGGACCTCGTTTGATTCCGCTCCAGGTGTGCCGGGGGTGGGGAGCCTTGAGCGTCTTGCCCCTGGCGGCTCCCGCGATGCCCTGGCCGGCCTCCCAGGTGGGCCGGCCTCCGGAACCGCCCGATCCGGCGGCATTGCGCATCAGAGGGCGTCCAGTCGGCCCGACAGGACCGATGCCGGCCATTGCCGGACGCGGGCCGCCCACGTGGGGCAGCGTCATCTCGAAGTCGCGCAGTGGGTTCTTGAGGTTGCGCAGGCCGTCGAGCTTCATGTTGCCGAGGGCGTTCTTGACGCCCCCGGCTTCTCCGATGGCCCGGGCGCCGCGGGCGGCTCCGCCGAAGGCGCCGCCCAGAAGGAGGCCGGAGGTGCCGGCGTCCTTCATTTCGGCGAGGTTGATGCCCTTCTGGTCGCCGAGCAGGTTGCGGCCGCCCTGGGCCACGACCACGTCCACGGTGATGGCTTCGACGCTGCCGATCGCTGCGGTGGCCAGGACCGTTCCGGCGATTTCGGCGACCGTGGCGGACACGGCCACGCCCGCGGTGCCCGCCGCGGCGACGATCGCCTCGGTGGCGCCTGCCGCGGCTATCTCGCTGATGCCACCGGTGAACAGTGCCAGCGCCGTACCGGCGACCAGCACGGCTCCCGCGATCTCCAGCGCGTGCTCGATCTGCTTCTTGGCCTCGGCGATCTGGTCGGCGAACTTGTCCAGGGCCTTGGCCATGTCCCGGGCGGCGGACGCCACATCGTCCAGGTAGCCCTTGCCGCCGCCGTGGTACTTGCGCCAGAAGTCGCCGAACGCCTCGATGCCCGGACCCTTGTTGTTGTCGATGACGTCCTGGGCGGGCTTGTGCGCGGCGGCGGTGACGTCCTCCACGTCGTCGGCGAAGGTCCGCCACGCGCGGGCGGCCTCCCGCAGCTCGTCCTCGTCGCCTTCCGGCCACCACATGCCGGTCAGGTCCTGGACGATCTCCTTCGCCTTGTCGGCGGCGCTCACTGGCCACCGCCCTTGCCGAAGCCGGAAGAGGAGGAACGGTCTGCTTCCTCGTGGTTGTCGGCCATGTCCTTCATGGCCTTGGAAATGCTTTCCAGTCCCTTGACCAAGGCTTGGGCTGCTTTTTCTATCTGCTCGCGGTGCGGGGCGTACATGTGCTGGAACTTCTGGCCTTGTTCGTCGTTCCCCCACGGCGAACCGAGGCCGTCCAGCGAGCCTTTGAGTTTGCTCGTCGCCTTCGCCAGCGCGTCCGCTTCCCGATGGAAACGCGGGGCGGCGGACTTGAGCTGGTCCGTGTCGATGTCGAAGCCGTCACCGGCCATAGGTCCCCCCAGGAACTGTGCTTTCGCATGTCCTCACAACCTATCGCGAGCCACTGACAGCGCTTCAGTCGATTTCCCGGCCGTAGCTGTTCAATAACCAAATAACTGGCGGTGTGCAGGCCGGGCGGGCGGCTGGAGCCTTTCGGCGTGGTGTGGGCCGTCTATGCCACAGCGGGGAAGCGGGAAAGTGGGAAAGCGGGATTGCTTGGAGCTGCCCATGTCTGTCGCTCAGGTCCGCGGCATCAGCCGACCAGGGCCAGGACAGGGCGGAGGCCGTCGGGGCGTTCGGTTGGCGGGATGTGGTCGACGGGGAGGTAGGTGCAGCCGAGGGCTGTGGCTCCGCCGTCCGCTGTGCGGTCGTCGCCGACCATCAGGACGTCCGTGGGGGCCAGGCCCAGTTCCTCGCAGGCGATCTCGAACAGTCGCGGGTCGGGCTTCTGGATGCCGTGTTCGTACGACAGGACGTAGCTGTCGACGAAGCGGTCGAGGCCGTGTGTGCGGAGGACCGGCCGCAGGTCCCAGCCGATGTTGCTGACGACGCCGGTGCGGATGCCGCGCCGGCGCAGCGCGGACAGGACCTCGGCGGCGTCCGGGTACGGGGACCACGCGGAGGGCGTCATGTGGCGTTCGTACAGTGCGTCGTACAACGCTTCGTCGGGCAGCGGTACTTGTCGGGCCAGCCCGGTGTACAGCTCGCGGTGCCGGTCGGCGCTGCGGTCGCGTACCTCCCAGAGTGCGGCCAGCCCGGGCGGCATGTGCTCCGGTGACGAACCGCCGGGCAGCGCGCCGGCCCGGCCCAGCTCTGCCGCGAGG
Proteins encoded in this region:
- a CDS encoding DUF6283 family protein, with the translated sequence MIEGQRPIGPPAPRPCVNCPYRRDVPSGGWGQEEYDKLRAYDAETPFQSTRVFQCHQADRDSEARRICSGWAGCHEAEHLLSVRLVLTVGHIDLTAYQDVVSCRSPLPLFASGSEAASHGVADIDRPRVLARCLIVKVFRTRGDVRTDPWPLPRSAIPPHGPAFRGGPRSRPARGPFPGRASASWVPQRINAPYA
- a CDS encoding pre-toxin TG domain-containing protein codes for the protein MKNRILSRIAALVLTLAIFVTGGMSQALAADQKETPSALKKCLAEPFGKKLECIKKNARTEAFALLGIVLYLGASYDWKEQADTQFPGLREKIAGVKGAAPLIEATMKEYIAAKEKKDPEAAEILKNLTATVDSQKRVLGNIRDIAQRSAQVAKLAGDLTVELAPVINEAANILSDPEIHTAFDMMNAGFKEMDEALYGLNSAVGDANDSMGGMNGAMGGMNGATGGLIGTVNRMVGTVNELIVAFDEMDRGLKVMNEGADEVNHGINGMIAGIDQANRGLRQMNQGIAEANRGMDQANRGVTGMNKAIDHINDSLKKPLALFGDHPFRDVDIDGAVDYLRGRASGEERVKRAVTSAVADLIPVEGDAKGVTEAITGTDVITGERLSPAERILGAVIFTRWIRAGKDVIAAEDLIKTIRAEKTAGKIDGWLSRQAWDKVPSHLKPFEKATNKGVGYRWNNGKGDGVRIDKGNPNNSQVIQQEDHVVINSGGKVIGRNGKPLDGSIKTNPEQAHIPLSEWLKWKEWNKP
- a CDS encoding SCO4402 family protein is translated as MKSVEFPERRGEVISAVRALSDPEYQQRVWIERVYPQPEFFDDFTLNVNILGDAGVWDSPRETIGYTLVSVAEAEAMESLIARLEEALEGVGSESPDSDFLASSFWPGVVEAARNALALLTQ
- a CDS encoding helix-turn-helix domain-containing protein, with translation MSDFQQARAALGARLRELREACPGGRLTGTQLAARLGWAQSKISRLENGKQTATVTDLQDWAKATEQPGASDDLLARLRGLESHVRSWRRQLASGHQAVQDAVSAEFARSKTFRAWESAMIVGALQTGDYARAIFTRYAELQRSPQDTDAAVRARLKWQENLYRAGAKYHILMWEGALRAMVCPPQVLAAQLDRLAGVIGLDTLTLGIVPFGASLKIPPANGFWIFDERLVIAEDWHAELWIDESVSISTYLRTWDTLRESAVYGADAHSVISRARRAHGAP
- a CDS encoding WXG100 family type VII secretion target — encoded protein: MSAADKAKEIVQDLTGMWWPEGDEDELREAARAWRTFADDVEDVTAAAHKPAQDVIDNNKGPGIEAFGDFWRKYHGGGKGYLDDVASAARDMAKALDKFADQIAEAKKQIEHALEIAGAVLVAGTALALFTGGISEIAAAGATEAIVAAAGTAGVAVSATVAEIAGTVLATAAIGSVEAITVDVVVAQGGRNLLGDQKGINLAEMKDAGTSGLLLGGAFGGAARGARAIGEAGGVKNALGNMKLDGLRNLKNPLRDFEMTLPHVGGPRPAMAGIGPVGPTGRPLMRNAAGSGGSGGRPTWEAGQGIAGAARGKTLKAPHPRHTWSGIKRGPAKEENTVILPGYNQAVKDEISEIAAGKAAWNAERQVYEINGRSYAVEPSGTVFPVSGPGLTNLSRAEYGALGAIMRANGDLAQCEKFFANAKQFQNEPDAVQTAIDLYRMYQL
- a CDS encoding WXG100 family type VII secretion target; its protein translation is MAGDGFDIDTDQLKSAAPRFHREADALAKATSKLKGSLDGLGSPWGNDEQGQKFQHMYAPHREQIEKAAQALVKGLESISKAMKDMADNHEEADRSSSSGFGKGGGQ
- a CDS encoding HAD family hydrolase, which gives rise to MTIKGVLFDFSGTLLRIESPESWLRAVLDETGTDLAEEEVVRLAAELGRAGALPGGSSPEHMPPGLAALWEVRDRSADRHRELYTGLARQVPLPDEALYDALYERHMTPSAWSPYPDAAEVLSALRRRGIRTGVVSNIGWDLRPVLRTHGLDRFVDSYVLSYEHGIQKPDPRLFEIACEELGLAPTDVLMVGDDRTADGGATALGCTYLPVDHIPPTERPDGLRPVLALVG